The following are encoded together in the Platichthys flesus chromosome 9, fPlaFle2.1, whole genome shotgun sequence genome:
- the dr1 gene encoding protein Dr1 encodes MASSSGNDDDLTIPRAAINKMIKETLPNVRVANDARELVVNCCTEFIHLISSEANEICNKSDKKTISPEHVINALESLGFASYITEVKDVLQECKTVALKRRKASSRLENLGIPEEELLRQQQELFAKARQQQAELAQQEWLQMQQAAQQAQMAAASASASQQAGSSQDEDEEDDI; translated from the exons ATGGCTTCATCCTCTGGAAACGACGACGACCTCACAATCCCCAGAGCAGCTATCAACAAGATGATCAAAGAAACTCTCCCTAACGTACGAGTGGCAAACGATGCCAGGGAGCTGGTGGTGAACTGCTGCACAGAGTTCATACACCTCATATCCTCCGAAGCCAATGAAATATGCAACAAGTCCGACAAGAAGACCATATCTCCTGAGCATGTCATCAATG CCCTCGAGAGTCTTGGTTTTGCATCATACATCACCGAGGTGAAAGACGTCCTGCAGGAGTGTAAGACTGTGGctctgaagaggaggaaggccAGCTCCCGACTGGAGAACCTGGGCATCCCAGAGGAAGAGCTGCTCAGACAACAGCAGGAGCTGTTTGCCAAG GCgcggcagcagcaggcagagctCGCCCAGCAGGAGTGGTTGCAGATGCAGCAGGCCGCCCAACAGGCACAGATGGCGGCAGCGTCTGCCAGCGCCTCCCAGCAGGCCGGCTCCTCTCAGGATGAAGACGAAGAAGATGACATTTGA
- the LOC133960671 gene encoding protein wntless homolog, protein MTDHLPFSVAPSPTSAIHYSATKCINRHRSRGWLMPWGLNRCHQVKSFDEPLAKTLDANDIVFAVHVPLPNMEMSPWFQYVLAVLQFDIAFKMINQIEDDVIITIDAGIAYRDNGMSEWTTQFQSMEQRPLRCMLGVPKIYENEGRFYQCDPIPFMELGTVAHKYFLINLRLPVNDTINVGIGEIKDIHMVGIHQNGGFTKVWISLKTVFSPWILVATAWYWYRISLMARPPVLLEKVILALGVSMTFLNVPVEWLSLGFEWTWMLLFEDVQQGIFYATLFCFWVIFCGEHLMDQSQRNRLSAYWWQVGIVVFGSSVLLIFDLSERGVHLTNPFYSVWASDIGTKVSFTFIIVAGLSVCLYFFSLCHMVRCVFRNIGGKVQQLPAMPEARRLCYKGIIFRFKFLMLVTLVCAAMTIIFFILNQVSEGHWHWGDFTLQVDSAFLTGIYGMWNLYVFTIIFLYAPSHKHNRHRSGDCPPTGVIEEPQSQETQLTCGEQGPTETYRMTGKVAED, encoded by the exons ATGACAGATCATTTACCCTTTTCCGTAGCTCCCAGTCCCACCAGTGCTATCCACTACTCGGCCACCAAATGTATAAATCGCCACAGGTCACGTGGCTGGCTCATGCCCTGGGGATTAAATCGCTGCCACCAGGTCAAGAGTTTTGACGAACCTTTGGCAAAAACTCTGGATGCCAATGACATTGTTTTTGCCGTTCATGTACCGCTTCCCAACATGGAGATGAGCCCTTGGTTCCAGTACGTGCTGGCTGTTCTTCAGTTTGACATTGCATTCAAAATGATTAATCAGATTG AAGATGATGTTATCATCACTATTGACGCTGGCATCGCATACAGAGATAATGGGATGTCTGAGTGGACCACACAGTTTCAATCGATGGAGCAAAGGCCACTCAGGTGCATGTTAGGAGTCCCTAAG ATCTATGAAAACGAAGGCCGCTTTTACCAGTGTGACCCCATACCCTTCATGGAGCTGGGTACTGTTGCCCACAAgtactttttaattaacctGCGCTTGCCAGTGAATGACACAATCAATGTTGGAATTGGAGAAATAAAAGACATCCATATGGTG GGCATCCACCAGAACGGAGGCTTTACTAAAGTGTGGATCAGCCTCAAGACTGTGTTCAGTCCCTGGATACTCGTGGCAACAGCTTGGTACTGGTACCGAATCAGCCTGATGGCGAGACCTCCAGTCCTTTTGGAAAA GGTGATTTTAGCTCTGGGTGTCTCCATGACCTTCCTGAATGTTCCGGTGGAGTGGCTCTCCCTTGGCTTTGAGTGGACGTGGATGCTGCTGTTTGAGGATGTACAGCAGGGCATCTTCTACGCCACACTGTTCTGTTTCTGGGTCATCTTCTGTGGCGAACACCTCATG GACCAAAGTCAGAGGAATCGTCTCTCAGCGTACTGGTGGCAGGTCGGAATAGTTGTGTTTGGATCATCCGTCCTCCTCATATTTGACCTTAGTGAAAG GGGCGTTCATTTGACCAACCCTTTCTACAGCGTGTGGGCATCAGACATCGGGACAAAGGTTTCC TTTACCTTCATCATTGTGGCAGGGCTTTCAGTCTGTCTGTAtttcttttccctctgtcaCATGGTGCGTTGTGTGTTTAGAAACATTGGTGGGAAAGTGCAGCAACTTCCTGCAATGCCAGAGGCCAGGAGGCTGTGCTATAAG GGTATCATCTTCAGGTTCAAGTTTTTGATGCTGGTAACTCTAGTATGTGCAGCCATGActatcatcttcttcatcttgaaTCAA GTCAGTGAAGGCCACTGGCACTGGGGAGACTTCACTCTCCAGGTCGACAGTGCTTTTCTCACAGGAATCTATGGTATGTGGAATCTGTACGTTTtcaccatcatcttcctctACGCACCCTCCCACAAGCACAACAGACACAGGTCGGGAGACTGTCCACCAACAG GTGTGATAGAGGAGCCACAGAGTCAAGAGACGCAGCTGACATGTGGAGAGCAGGGGCCAACAGAGACATACCGGATGACTGGGAAGGTGGCTGAGGATTAA